The Celeribacter marinus genome window below encodes:
- the sufB gene encoding Fe-S cluster assembly protein SufB has protein sequence MVDDVQVKDGVEEETVAAVQALAGTYKYGWDTDIEMEYAPKGLNEDIVRLISAKNEEPEWMLEWRLEAFRRWLTLEEPDWAMVDYPEIDFQDQYYYARPKSMETKPKSLDEVDPKLLATYEKLGISLKEQMILAGVEGAGDLPADGANSERKVAVDAVFDSVSVGTTFKKELNKAGVIFCSISEAIKEHPELVKKYLASVVPVSDNYYATLNSAVFSDGSFVYIPPNTRCPMELSTYFRINAENTGQFERTLIIADEGSYVSYLEGCTAPKRDVAQLHAAVVEIVILDDAEVKYSTVQNWFPGDEEGKGGIYNFVTKRADCRGDRSKVMWTQVETGSAVTWKYPSCVLRGDDSQGEFYSIAITNNMQQADTGTKMIHLGKNTKSRIVSKGISAGRAQNTYRGQVTMHPKAKNSRNYTQCDSLLIGSKCGAHTVPYIEVKNNSSRVEHEATTSKVDDDQLFYCRSRGMDEEEAVALVVNGFCKDVLQALPMEFAMEAQQLVAISLEGSVG, from the coding sequence ATGGTGGATGACGTTCAGGTCAAAGACGGTGTTGAAGAAGAAACAGTTGCGGCCGTACAGGCGCTTGCGGGCACCTATAAGTACGGGTGGGACACCGATATCGAGATGGAATACGCGCCCAAGGGTCTCAATGAGGACATTGTGCGTCTGATCTCGGCCAAGAACGAAGAGCCCGAATGGATGCTTGAGTGGCGTCTTGAGGCGTTTCGGCGGTGGCTGACGTTGGAAGAGCCTGATTGGGCCATGGTCGACTATCCCGAAATTGATTTTCAGGACCAGTATTACTACGCGCGTCCCAAATCGATGGAAACCAAGCCCAAATCACTTGATGAAGTCGATCCCAAATTGCTTGCCACGTATGAAAAGCTTGGCATCTCTTTGAAAGAACAGATGATTTTGGCGGGCGTCGAGGGTGCGGGCGATTTGCCTGCGGATGGCGCGAATTCGGAGCGCAAGGTTGCCGTGGACGCGGTGTTCGACTCCGTCTCTGTTGGCACGACCTTCAAGAAAGAGCTCAACAAAGCGGGTGTGATTTTCTGTTCGATCTCCGAGGCGATCAAAGAGCACCCAGAGTTGGTCAAGAAATACCTCGCCTCCGTTGTGCCTGTGTCAGACAACTATTACGCGACACTCAATTCGGCGGTGTTTTCGGATGGCTCGTTTGTCTACATCCCGCCCAACACGCGCTGCCCGATGGAATTGTCCACCTATTTCCGCATCAACGCTGAAAACACCGGTCAGTTCGAGCGCACGTTGATCATCGCGGATGAGGGATCGTATGTGTCCTACCTTGAGGGCTGTACCGCCCCCAAACGTGACGTGGCGCAATTGCACGCCGCCGTGGTCGAGATCGTGATCCTGGATGACGCGGAAGTGAAATACTCCACGGTGCAAAACTGGTTCCCTGGCGACGAAGAGGGCAAGGGCGGCATCTACAACTTTGTAACCAAACGCGCCGATTGTCGTGGTGATCGGTCCAAAGTGATGTGGACGCAAGTTGAAACCGGATCTGCGGTGACGTGGAAATATCCGTCATGCGTGCTGCGCGGCGACGACAGTCAGGGCGAGTTCTATTCCATCGCCATCACCAACAACATGCAACAGGCCGACACCGGCACAAAGATGATTCACTTGGGCAAGAACACCAAGTCGCGGATCGTGTCCAAAGGCATCTCGGCGGGCCGTGCGCAAAACACCTACCGTGGTCAGGTGACAATGCACCCCAAAGCCAAAAACTCGCGCAACTACACCCAGTGCGACAGTCTTTTGATTGGCTCTAAATGCGGCGCGCACACCGTGCCGTACATCGAGGTCAAAAACAATTCGAGCCGCGTCGAACACGAGGCCACCACTTCCAAGGTGGATGATGATCAACTGTTCTATTGCCGCTCACGCGGGATGGACGAAGAGGAGGCCGTGGCCTTGGTCGTCAACGGGTTCTGCAAGGACGTGTTGCAAGCTCTGCCAATGGAATTTGCGATGGAAGCCCAACAGCTTGTCGCAATCTCCCTCGAAGGGTCCGTGGGCTGA
- a CDS encoding cysteine desulfurase family protein has protein sequence MKPARTYLDYNATAPLVQVAREAMIAAMDVVGNPSSVHAEGRAAKGVLERARGQVAEAFGASGADIVFTSSATEAAALAMAGRELHCADIEHEAVSSWAIRDLDVDACGAVNCTNRTQSAVQLANSETGIVQKLQEGFAVVDATQGFGKLPVAFNWLGCDMALISAHKIGGPKGVGALVLKQGLDVTARITGGGQEMGRRSGTENLIGIAGFGAAAVAAARDLADGVWDRVAQLRDHLEARLESEAHGSICVGKEQTRLPNTLCLITPEWKGETQVMQMDLAGFAVSAGSACSSGKVKASRVLRAMGYSDGEASCAVRVSLGPQTTMDEIERFADAWLAAYARKTRAA, from the coding sequence TTGAAACCTGCCCGCACATACCTTGATTACAACGCAACTGCGCCTTTGGTGCAGGTGGCGCGTGAGGCTATGATTGCGGCGATGGATGTGGTTGGAAACCCGTCCTCTGTCCACGCCGAGGGGCGCGCGGCAAAGGGTGTTTTGGAGCGCGCACGCGGGCAAGTGGCCGAGGCCTTTGGCGCGTCAGGTGCCGATATCGTTTTTACGTCCAGTGCGACCGAAGCGGCCGCTTTGGCGATGGCGGGGCGAGAGTTGCACTGCGCCGATATTGAGCATGAGGCGGTGTCCTCATGGGCAATCCGCGATTTGGATGTGGATGCATGCGGCGCGGTAAATTGCACAAATCGAACACAAAGCGCGGTTCAACTGGCCAATTCAGAGACTGGAATTGTACAAAAGCTACAAGAGGGCTTTGCGGTGGTCGATGCCACTCAAGGGTTCGGAAAATTGCCTGTGGCGTTCAACTGGCTTGGGTGTGACATGGCGTTGATCTCCGCGCATAAGATTGGCGGCCCAAAGGGCGTTGGCGCATTGGTGCTCAAACAGGGCTTGGACGTCACGGCGCGGATCACCGGCGGGGGTCAGGAAATGGGGCGCCGCTCGGGCACCGAAAATCTGATCGGGATCGCGGGGTTTGGGGCTGCTGCCGTGGCTGCGGCGCGTGATCTTGCGGACGGCGTTTGGGACCGTGTGGCACAGCTGCGCGATCATTTGGAAGCCCGCCTTGAGAGTGAGGCGCATGGCTCCATATGTGTAGGTAAGGAGCAGACACGCCTGCCCAACACGTTGTGCCTGATTACGCCCGAGTGGAAGGGCGAGACACAGGTGATGCAGATGGATTTGGCGGGATTTGCGGTCAGCGCAGGGTCGGCCTGTTCCAGTGGCAAGGTCAAGGCGTCCCGCGTCTTGCGCGCCATGGGATATTCGGATGGCGAGGCGTCATGTGCAGTGCGCGTGTCGCTTGGCCCGCAGACAACGATGGATGAGATTGAGCGGTTTGCCGATGCTTGGCTGGCCGCATATGCCCGAAAGACACGGGCGGCTTGA
- a CDS encoding Rrf2 family transcriptional regulator produces MKLSTKGRYAMVALTDLALLQEGRLLSLAEIAKRQDISLPYLEQLFVKLRRAELVASVRGPGGGYKLARPASEIRVSDILSAVDETVSAMHTGAGASGGVSGSRAQSMTNRLWEGLSAHVYVFLHQTRLADVVQNELRPCPAVPHLFEVVDELPIDQDT; encoded by the coding sequence ATGAAGTTGTCAACAAAAGGTCGCTACGCGATGGTTGCATTGACCGATTTGGCGCTCCTGCAAGAGGGGCGTTTGCTGTCTCTGGCCGAGATCGCCAAGCGTCAGGATATCTCGTTGCCCTATCTGGAGCAGTTGTTCGTCAAGCTGCGCCGTGCCGAATTGGTGGCGTCCGTGCGTGGACCTGGTGGGGGCTACAAGTTGGCGCGCCCTGCGTCGGAAATCCGCGTGTCCGATATTTTGTCGGCTGTTGATGAAACGGTGTCGGCCATGCACACGGGTGCGGGCGCATCGGGCGGCGTTTCTGGCAGTCGCGCGCAGTCGATGACCAATCGGTTGTGGGAGGGGCTATCGGCGCATGTCTATGTTTTCTTGCACCAAACCCGACTGGCGGATGTTGTGCAAAACGAATTGCGACCCTGTCCTGCCGTGCCGCATCTGTTCGAAGTTGTGGATGAGCTCCCAATTGATCAAGACACTTGA
- a CDS encoding alpha/beta hydrolase: MPEVIFPGPEGRLEGRYHPQREKDAPIAIILHPHPQFGGTMNNRVVYNLHYTFHKMGFTVLRFNFRGVGRSQGEYDQGIGELSDAASALDYLQSLNPNAKHCWVAGFSFGAWIGMQLLMRRPEISGFISVAPPANMYDFSFLAPCPASGLIINGTADRVAPPKDTHTLVGKLHEQKGITITHTEIEGAGHFFEDPHMEDMIGHVDGYVRRRLTENTR; this comes from the coding sequence ATGCCCGAAGTGATTTTTCCCGGCCCAGAAGGCCGCTTGGAAGGCCGATACCACCCACAACGCGAAAAAGATGCGCCAATCGCCATCATTCTTCATCCGCACCCGCAGTTTGGCGGCACGATGAACAACCGCGTTGTCTACAACCTGCACTACACGTTCCACAAAATGGGCTTCACCGTTTTGCGGTTCAACTTTCGCGGCGTGGGCCGCTCGCAGGGTGAATACGATCAAGGCATTGGTGAGCTGTCTGATGCGGCCTCAGCACTTGATTACCTGCAATCGCTCAACCCCAATGCCAAACATTGCTGGGTTGCGGGCTTTTCGTTCGGTGCGTGGATCGGCATGCAATTGCTGATGCGCCGTCCTGAAATCTCGGGCTTCATCTCTGTGGCTCCGCCCGCAAACATGTACGATTTCTCGTTTCTGGCACCCTGCCCCGCGAGCGGCCTGATCATCAACGGCACCGCCGACCGTGTCGCCCCGCCCAAAGACACCCACACACTTGTAGGCAAGTTGCATGAGCAAAAGGGCATCACCATCACCCACACCGAGATCGAGGGTGCCGGACACTTCTTTGAAGATCCGCACATGGAAGACATGATTGGTCACGTGGACGGCTACGTGCGTCGTCGTCTGACTGAGAACACCCGCTAA
- a CDS encoding HD domain-containing protein, whose protein sequence is MTQKAHRIEAQFAFLMEADSLKSVLRANQVMDRSRFENSAEHSWHACLAALIFAPLAAADVDLNRALEMLILHDLVEIDAGDHPIHISHDPVSVAALEAEAADRLYGLLPDDQGAKFRAIWEEFEAMQTPTARYAKAIDFLAPALQCIGAPEQLDEERDIVARNLATGRATKTKTILPDLYAFTKAAFEGTPTDPVMQARFAFWCEADRLKLVLRATPIADGSRRENSGEHSWHVMLYAFTLADQSHGEIDLARALKMMLLHDIVEVDAGDTPIHGAITAEAQAAQEAAEIKAAERLFGLLPNDEGAGLRIIWDEFEAAQTPTAIYAKSIDRAQPVLHNLASDGGSWRTYNVTLDQLDARVGVKVARGGPALWPFIRARVAPWFAANRD, encoded by the coding sequence TTGACCCAAAAGGCTCACCGGATTGAGGCACAATTTGCGTTCTTGATGGAGGCCGACAGCCTCAAATCGGTGTTGCGCGCCAATCAGGTCATGGACCGCTCACGGTTCGAAAACTCTGCCGAACATAGCTGGCATGCCTGTCTGGCTGCGTTGATCTTTGCCCCATTGGCGGCGGCAGATGTCGACCTCAACCGCGCGCTTGAGATGTTGATCCTGCACGATCTGGTTGAGATCGACGCGGGCGACCACCCTATTCATATCTCACACGATCCTGTGTCCGTGGCGGCCCTTGAGGCCGAGGCCGCAGATCGCCTCTATGGGCTACTCCCCGACGATCAAGGCGCCAAATTTCGTGCCATTTGGGAAGAGTTCGAGGCGATGCAAACGCCCACCGCGCGCTACGCCAAGGCGATAGATTTTCTCGCCCCTGCGCTTCAATGCATCGGCGCACCCGAGCAACTCGACGAGGAGCGCGACATTGTGGCGCGCAATCTTGCCACGGGACGTGCGACAAAAACTAAAACGATCCTGCCCGATCTCTATGCCTTTACCAAAGCCGCGTTTGAGGGCACGCCGACCGATCCGGTGATGCAAGCGCGGTTCGCATTCTGGTGCGAGGCGGACCGCCTCAAACTGGTACTCAGAGCAACACCAATCGCGGATGGATCGCGCCGTGAAAATTCGGGAGAACATTCGTGGCATGTGATGCTTTATGCCTTCACTTTGGCCGATCAGTCCCACGGCGAAATCGACCTTGCCCGCGCGCTCAAAATGATGCTGTTGCATGATATCGTTGAGGTCGATGCGGGCGACACACCGATCCACGGCGCAATCACGGCCGAGGCTCAAGCCGCACAAGAAGCCGCTGAAATCAAAGCGGCAGAGCGCTTGTTCGGGCTATTGCCCAACGACGAGGGTGCGGGCCTGCGGATCATTTGGGATGAATTCGAAGCCGCACAAACACCAACCGCGATTTACGCCAAAAGCATCGACCGCGCCCAGCCCGTGTTGCACAATCTGGCCAGTGATGGCGGATCATGGCGCACGTACAACGTCACGCTTGATCAACTCGACGCCCGTGTTGGCGTAAAAGTGGCGCGGGGCGGACCCGCCCTTTGGCCCTTTATCCGCGCCCGTGTCGCGCCGTGGTTCGCCGCAAACCGCGACTAG
- a CDS encoding PaaI family thioesterase, which translates to MTLLMDHAALETFVAQEFAQVADILSVHAVSEAGVTLKLTPTQAHLRPGGTVSGPSMFMLADVALYLAILSRIGPVALAVTTNAHIDFMRKPASDAPLYGEATLLKLGRSLAVGQVAIRNAGSDDVLAQASMTYAIPPKR; encoded by the coding sequence ATGACATTGCTCATGGATCACGCTGCCCTAGAGACCTTTGTGGCGCAGGAATTTGCGCAAGTCGCTGATATCCTATCGGTCCACGCGGTCAGCGAGGCGGGTGTCACGCTCAAACTGACGCCCACGCAGGCGCATCTGCGCCCGGGCGGCACGGTGTCAGGCCCGTCAATGTTCATGCTTGCCGATGTGGCGTTGTATCTGGCGATCTTGTCGCGGATCGGTCCCGTGGCCTTGGCTGTAACGACAAATGCCCACATCGATTTTATGCGCAAACCGGCGAGCGATGCGCCGCTATACGGTGAGGCAACCCTGTTGAAATTGGGGCGCAGCCTAGCCGTGGGGCAGGTGGCAATTCGAAACGCCGGTAGCGATGATGTTTTGGCACAGGCCTCAATGACCTATGCTATTCCGCCCAAACGCTAG
- a CDS encoding carboxypeptidase M32, with protein sequence MSAYHDLMAFDRETQALGQIAGRLGWDQETMMPRGATAQRGEEFAALEGVLHARRVDPRIGDWIAAIDAGSLDAVGTANLRHIERSYARNTKVPARLASELARVTSMAQGVWAQAREAEDFAAFAPTFEQVVQLRREEAAALAQDTDLGVWDALHQDYEPGSSGAQLDAMFGALRPRLVALRDKIMGADQPKGVSGSFDETAQLALSDEIAKTFGYDFNFGRIDKAVHPFSSGSGHDVRITTRTSATDPFNCLYSTIHEVGHACYEQNISDDYLLTPLGAGVSMGVHESQSRIYENQLGRSQAFTSYLYGRMRDVFGDFGIDSEAGFFAAVNRVTQGFIRTESDEVQYNLHVLLRFDLERQIIAGDLDVADLPAAWNARFEADFGVKVDTVSNGCLQDVHWPVGLFGYFPTYSLGNVYAGCLHQALRGAVPDLDAQLAQGNTGAATAWLGQNLQQFGGLRAPRDTIEHACGFVPSEAPLLDYLEEKFGAIYGF encoded by the coding sequence ATGTCGGCATATCACGATCTCATGGCGTTTGACCGCGAAACGCAGGCGTTGGGACAGATTGCGGGGCGACTTGGTTGGGACCAAGAGACAATGATGCCCCGTGGTGCGACCGCGCAGCGCGGCGAGGAGTTTGCGGCCCTTGAGGGCGTGTTACACGCGCGCCGCGTTGATCCGCGCATTGGCGATTGGATTGCGGCGATTGATGCGGGGTCGTTGGATGCCGTGGGGACGGCAAACCTGCGCCATATTGAACGCTCTTACGCACGCAATACCAAAGTGCCCGCACGCTTGGCGTCCGAGTTGGCGCGTGTGACGTCGATGGCGCAAGGGGTCTGGGCGCAGGCCCGAGAGGCAGAGGATTTTGCCGCCTTTGCGCCGACCTTTGAGCAGGTGGTGCAGTTGCGCCGCGAAGAGGCCGCGGCACTGGCGCAAGACACCGACCTTGGGGTGTGGGACGCATTGCATCAAGACTATGAACCCGGATCGTCGGGGGCGCAGCTGGATGCGATGTTTGGCGCGTTGCGTCCGCGTCTGGTGGCGCTACGAGACAAGATTATGGGTGCGGATCAGCCCAAAGGGGTCAGCGGCAGCTTCGACGAGACCGCACAACTGGCCCTGTCTGACGAGATCGCCAAGACATTCGGGTATGATTTCAACTTCGGTCGGATCGACAAAGCGGTTCACCCGTTTTCGAGCGGCTCCGGCCATGATGTGCGCATCACCACGCGCACCTCTGCCACCGATCCGTTCAACTGCCTGTACTCCACCATCCACGAGGTGGGCCACGCGTGCTACGAGCAAAACATATCGGATGACTACCTGTTAACGCCATTGGGTGCGGGTGTGTCGATGGGCGTCCACGAAAGCCAGTCACGCATATATGAAAACCAGTTGGGCCGATCTCAGGCGTTTACATCCTATCTATATGGTCGGATGCGCGATGTGTTTGGCGATTTTGGGATCGACAGCGAGGCGGGCTTTTTCGCCGCCGTGAACCGCGTCACACAAGGGTTCATCCGCACCGAGAGCGACGAAGTGCAATACAACTTGCATGTTTTGTTGCGCTTCGATCTGGAGCGTCAGATTATTGCGGGCGATCTCGATGTTGCGGACCTCCCGGCGGCATGGAACGCGCGGTTTGAGGCCGATTTCGGCGTCAAGGTCGACACGGTGTCCAATGGCTGTTTGCAAGATGTGCATTGGCCCGTTGGCTTGTTTGGCTACTTCCCGACCTATTCGCTCGGCAATGTGTATGCGGGGTGCTTGCACCAGGCCTTGCGCGGCGCGGTGCCTGATCTCGATGCGCAACTGGCGCAGGGCAATACGGGTGCTGCTACCGCGTGGCTCGGTCAAAACCTTCAACAGTTTGGCGGGCTGCGCGCGCCGCGCGACACCATTGAACACGCCTGTGGCTTTGTGCCATCCGAGGCTCCGTTGCTCGACTATCTCGAAGAGAAGTTCGGCGCGATTTACGGGTTTTAA
- the ctaA gene encoding heme A synthase has product MAQNRSIFEDVTTTQKPNRPPRGGLIDKGQQGARGAIRIWLFVLFAMVMAMIAVGGLTRLTDSGLSITEWKPVTGAMPPTSEAAWAEEFEKYKQIPEYTLQNEGMSLSEFKHIYWWEWGHRQLGRTIGLVWALGFLGFAVARKVPSGWYPRLLLIGALGGLQGAIGWWMVASGLEGERLDVASYRLATHLGLAFVILGFIAWFVFQLGRSEAQMLQARRAGDAKLFGMSTGLLHFAFLQILLGALVAGIDAGRGYTDWPLMGGQILPPDPFELTPVWRNFFENAATVQFIHRMAGYLLFAFGIVVWLRGRKSASRATVRAFNAMAAMLVAQVVLGIVTVIYGAPLALGLAHQVGAVALFVLILRARFMSRYPAAYSLREGL; this is encoded by the coding sequence ATGGCGCAAAATCGCTCGATCTTCGAGGACGTCACCACCACTCAAAAGCCGAACCGCCCACCGCGTGGTGGATTGATTGACAAAGGCCAACAGGGCGCGCGTGGCGCAATCCGTATTTGGCTGTTTGTGCTGTTTGCTATGGTTATGGCGATGATTGCCGTGGGCGGGTTGACACGTCTGACCGATAGCGGTCTGTCGATTACAGAGTGGAAACCCGTGACGGGGGCCATGCCACCAACCTCAGAGGCCGCATGGGCCGAAGAATTCGAAAAATACAAACAAATCCCCGAATACACCTTGCAAAACGAGGGCATGAGCCTCTCGGAGTTCAAGCATATCTATTGGTGGGAATGGGGACACCGCCAGTTGGGCCGCACGATCGGTTTGGTTTGGGCGCTTGGCTTTCTCGGGTTTGCCGTGGCGCGCAAAGTGCCGTCTGGGTGGTATCCGCGCCTCTTGCTGATCGGGGCCTTGGGTGGGCTTCAAGGTGCAATCGGGTGGTGGATGGTCGCCTCAGGTCTTGAGGGGGAACGCCTTGATGTTGCCTCCTACCGTTTGGCCACGCATCTTGGCCTCGCCTTTGTGATCCTCGGGTTTATCGCGTGGTTCGTGTTCCAACTGGGACGCTCAGAGGCGCAAATGCTGCAAGCGCGCCGTGCGGGGGACGCCAAACTGTTTGGCATGTCTACAGGGCTTTTGCATTTTGCGTTTTTGCAAATTCTGCTCGGCGCGTTGGTCGCGGGGATTGATGCGGGGCGTGGGTATACGGATTGGCCACTTATGGGCGGTCAGATCCTGCCACCTGATCCGTTTGAATTGACGCCCGTTTGGCGCAATTTCTTTGAGAACGCCGCGACCGTCCAGTTTATTCACCGCATGGCGGGGTATCTGTTGTTTGCCTTCGGGATCGTGGTTTGGCTCAGGGGCCGTAAATCCGCGAGCCGTGCCACAGTGCGGGCCTTCAATGCCATGGCGGCGATGTTGGTCGCACAGGTCGTTTTGGGCATTGTGACGGTGATTTATGGTGCACCTTTGGCACTTGGCCTTGCGCATCAAGTGGGCGCAGTGGCACTGTTCGTGCTGATCTTGCGCGCACGGTTTATGAGCCGCTATCCTGCGGCGTACTCTCTTCGCGAAGGGCTATAA
- a CDS encoding RNA methyltransferase: MTPDPAATSGPTPAFILVRPQMGENIGGAARAMWNFGLDRMRVVAPRDGWPNENAVAMASGAGRLLDEAAHFDRVQDAIGDCDYVFATTARMRDITKPVMSPERAMEHARAIIAQGGKVGVMFGPERAGLENDDVIQANALISIPVNPEFPSLNLAQAVLLTAYEWQRQTTQVIPEVVMMANTDWAGLVEVQKLADHYEETLDTAGLFYPQDKAASMKAVLRNMWSRMPLTRADVQVFHGMIRQMKRWKERG; the protein is encoded by the coding sequence ATGACGCCCGATCCTGCGGCGACCTCAGGTCCAACGCCCGCGTTTATTCTGGTGCGTCCACAGATGGGCGAAAACATCGGCGGGGCGGCGCGTGCCATGTGGAATTTCGGCCTTGACCGGATGCGGGTTGTGGCACCGCGTGACGGCTGGCCCAATGAAAACGCGGTGGCTATGGCGTCTGGTGCGGGGCGTCTTTTGGATGAGGCCGCGCATTTTGACAGGGTGCAAGACGCGATTGGCGATTGTGATTACGTCTTTGCGACCACGGCACGGATGCGCGATATTACCAAGCCCGTGATGAGCCCTGAACGTGCGATGGAGCACGCGCGTGCCATCATCGCACAAGGCGGCAAAGTGGGCGTGATGTTTGGCCCCGAGCGTGCAGGGCTTGAAAATGATGACGTGATCCAAGCCAACGCGCTGATCTCGATCCCTGTGAACCCTGAATTCCCCTCGCTCAACCTTGCCCAAGCGGTGTTGCTCACCGCCTATGAATGGCAACGCCAAACCACGCAAGTCATTCCCGAAGTGGTGATGATGGCCAATACGGATTGGGCCGGTCTGGTCGAGGTGCAAAAACTTGCGGATCATTATGAGGAAACGTTGGACACAGCGGGATTGTTCTACCCACAGGACAAGGCCGCGTCGATGAAGGCCGTGCTGCGCAATATGTGGAGCCGTATGCCGTTGACCCGCGCCGATGTGCAGGTGTTTCATGGGATGATCCGTCAAATGAAGCGGTGGAAAGAGCGCGGCTAG
- a CDS encoding thiamine phosphate synthase: MSDHTLTDTNTDTGETDRPQLYLVTPAVLDVETFPAQLAAVLEAHDVACVRLSLATKDEEALGRAADACREVCHAHDVAIVIDTHVALAERHGLDGVHLTDGARTIRKVRKALGDDAIIGTYCGASKHDGMTAAEIGADYVAFGPVGDTGLGDGTKADKELFAWWSAMIEVPVVAEGALTLDLTRDLTAVTDFFAIGDEIWGTDDPVAALTSFIDAIS, from the coding sequence ATGTCCGACCACACACTCACAGACACCAACACCGACACTGGCGAAACCGACCGCCCACAACTGTATCTCGTCACGCCAGCCGTGCTTGATGTTGAGACATTCCCCGCGCAACTGGCTGCCGTTCTCGAGGCCCATGATGTCGCGTGCGTGCGCCTGTCACTGGCCACCAAAGACGAAGAGGCCTTGGGTCGCGCTGCCGATGCGTGCCGTGAGGTCTGTCATGCCCATGATGTGGCCATCGTGATCGACACCCATGTGGCCTTGGCCGAACGTCACGGCCTTGACGGTGTTCACCTCACGGACGGGGCGCGCACCATTCGCAAGGTGCGCAAGGCCTTGGGCGATGATGCCATTATCGGAACGTACTGTGGCGCGTCAAAGCATGACGGCATGACCGCCGCCGAAATCGGCGCGGATTACGTGGCCTTTGGACCTGTCGGCGACACGGGATTGGGCGATGGCACCAAAGCAGACAAAGAGCTGTTTGCGTGGTGGTCCGCGATGATCGAAGTGCCTGTCGTGGCCGAAGGCGCATTGACCCTTGATCTCACCCGCGATCTCACGGCGGTCACAGACTTTTTTGCCATCGGTGATGAAATTTGGGGCACAGATGATCCTGTGGCCGCCCTCACATCGTTCATCGACGCGATATCTTAA
- a CDS encoding lysophospholipid acyltransferase family protein, protein MSDPLWHSDIAPAGPVAVRGGMLRALRRGLPILVLIVVCMVLMLATRMGERLVVGARRPWSSVFPRFVSRTSLRLMGLRLEVVGQPMRHHGAVVANHSTWLDIFVLNAVQRIFFVSKAEVADWPGIGTMAKSTGTVFINRERKDAAKQKQVFEDRLHMGHKLLFFPEGTSSDSLRVLTFKPTLFAAFFAPQLRDEVYIQPVSVAYSAPEGHEARFYGWWGDMDFAPSLIKVLKTPRQGSVRVTFHDPIAVADVADRKEMARLCEQAVRGGLPETPTEFLGA, encoded by the coding sequence ATGAGTGATCCACTTTGGCATAGCGATATCGCGCCCGCCGGTCCGGTTGCGGTGCGTGGCGGGATGCTGCGCGCGCTGCGCCGTGGGCTGCCTATTTTGGTGTTGATTGTCGTGTGCATGGTGCTGATGTTAGCAACACGCATGGGGGAGCGTCTGGTCGTGGGCGCGCGCCGTCCGTGGTCCTCGGTATTCCCGCGCTTTGTGTCGCGCACATCGCTGCGGCTGATGGGGCTGCGCTTGGAGGTCGTGGGTCAGCCGATGCGCCATCACGGCGCGGTCGTGGCCAATCATTCGACATGGCTCGACATTTTTGTCCTCAACGCGGTGCAACGGATTTTCTTTGTGTCTAAAGCCGAAGTGGCGGACTGGCCCGGCATCGGCACGATGGCCAAATCAACAGGGACGGTGTTCATCAATCGGGAGCGCAAAGATGCGGCCAAGCAAAAGCAGGTGTTCGAAGACCGGTTGCACATGGGGCATAAGTTATTGTTTTTCCCCGAAGGCACGTCCAGCGATAGCCTACGCGTCCTTACGTTCAAACCGACATTGTTTGCGGCGTTCTTTGCGCCGCAATTGCGTGATGAGGTCTATATTCAACCCGTGAGCGTCGCGTACAGCGCCCCCGAAGGGCACGAAGCACGGTTTTACGGGTGGTGGGGCGATATGGATTTTGCGCCCTCACTGATCAAGGTGCTCAAAACACCGCGTCAGGGCAGTGTCCGCGTCACCTTTCACGATCCGATTGCCGTGGCGGATGTGGCCGACCGCAAGGAAATGGCGCGTTTGTGTGAGCAGGCCGTGCGTGGCGGCCTGCCCGAAACGCCTACGGAGTTCTTAGGCGCGTAA